The Neobacillus sp. PS3-34 genome has a window encoding:
- a CDS encoding L-rhamnose mutarotase gives MAKSNKYAWSWEIKEEHLEEYINLHLNPWTEVLEEHSKAGIKNYSIFQNGNQFFYCFECDNVEAAFDYIAKSDACSRWNAITSKMVKGSFDFNEPNPIKPLREVFYLK, from the coding sequence ATGGCGAAAAGTAACAAATACGCTTGGTCTTGGGAAATTAAAGAAGAGCATTTAGAAGAATATATCAATCTGCATTTAAATCCGTGGACAGAAGTTCTTGAGGAGCATAGCAAGGCGGGAATAAAGAATTACTCTATCTTTCAAAATGGAAACCAATTTTTCTATTGCTTCGAATGTGACAATGTGGAAGCAGCGTTTGACTATATTGCCAAAAGTGATGCCTGCAGCCGGTGGAATGCTATCACTTCAAAAATGGTAAAAGGCTCTTTTGATTTTAATGAACCAAATCCAATCAAGCCACTTCGGGAAGTGTTTTATCTGAAATAA
- the rhaB gene encoding rhamnulokinase: MTKYSVAVDIGASGGRLILGYLENGILKLSEINRFENKMVKKDKTFCWELDQLFQEIKNGLKLFSEIEMKPDSIGIDTWAVDFLLLDEEDCPLTEAVSYRDPRTDGVMEEVFKLVSKERLYLETGIQFQKFNTIYQLFSIKQSNPEILEKAKSFLMIPDYFHFLLTGKKVNEYTNSTSTQLVNAFTKKWDYQLIDLLGLNNKMFKEIQLPKTILGTLAPELVSELGYDMKVILPATHDTGSAVLSVPEEDAIYISSGTWSLIGVENDDPICTEMAMDCNFSNEGGMDYHFRFLKNCMGLWMIQEVKRNYNDKYSFAELVELAREAKDFSGIVNVNDDCFLKPDNMIEEIMNYCMKTKQAIPTVPGEVAKCVFNSLAASYKTAVAEIEGIFEKRFDKLSVIGGGCQNELLNQLIADVTKKEVYAGQSKQQPLATLLHN, encoded by the coding sequence ATGACAAAATACAGTGTTGCCGTCGATATCGGTGCCTCAGGTGGAAGGCTCATTTTAGGGTACCTTGAGAATGGGATATTAAAGTTAAGCGAAATTAATCGCTTTGAAAATAAGATGGTTAAAAAAGATAAGACGTTTTGCTGGGAGCTAGATCAGCTTTTTCAAGAAATTAAGAATGGTCTTAAACTATTTAGTGAAATAGAAATGAAGCCGGACAGTATCGGGATTGACACTTGGGCGGTTGATTTTTTGTTATTGGATGAAGAAGACTGTCCATTAACGGAAGCTGTTTCCTACCGCGACCCACGGACGGATGGCGTGATGGAAGAAGTCTTTAAGCTTGTCTCTAAGGAAAGGCTTTATTTAGAAACGGGCATCCAATTTCAAAAATTTAATACCATTTACCAACTCTTTTCTATCAAACAAAGCAATCCTGAAATCCTTGAAAAAGCAAAATCCTTTTTAATGATCCCAGATTATTTCCATTTTTTATTAACAGGAAAGAAAGTAAATGAATATACGAATTCCACTTCAACACAGCTAGTGAATGCTTTTACGAAAAAGTGGGATTATCAGCTAATCGATTTACTAGGATTGAATAATAAGATGTTTAAAGAGATCCAATTGCCAAAAACCATTCTCGGAACTTTAGCACCAGAATTAGTTTCAGAACTCGGCTATGATATGAAAGTTATCCTTCCAGCAACACATGATACAGGCTCGGCTGTCCTTTCCGTTCCTGAAGAAGATGCGATCTACATCAGTTCTGGTACATGGTCATTGATTGGTGTGGAGAATGATGATCCAATTTGTACCGAGATGGCAATGGACTGTAATTTTTCCAATGAAGGCGGGATGGATTATCACTTCCGATTCTTAAAAAATTGTATGGGTCTTTGGATGATCCAGGAAGTGAAGCGAAACTACAATGATAAATATTCCTTTGCCGAGCTCGTTGAATTAGCCAGAGAAGCAAAGGACTTCAGTGGAATCGTCAATGTGAACGATGATTGTTTCTTAAAACCTGACAACATGATTGAGGAAATCATGAATTATTGTATGAAGACGAAACAGGCGATACCTACTGTGCCAGGGGAAGTGGCAAAATGTGTATTTAATAGTTTGGCAGCCAGCTATAAGACAGCGGTAGCTGAAATTGAAGGAATTTTTGAAAAGAGATTTGATAAATTGAGTGTCATTGGCGGCGGCTGTCAAAATGAACTGCTCAATCAACTAATTGCCGATGTAACCAAAAAAGAGGTATATG